In a genomic window of Cyprinus carpio isolate SPL01 chromosome A10, ASM1834038v1, whole genome shotgun sequence:
- the LOC109084164 gene encoding solute carrier family 35 member E4-like isoform X1 — protein sequence MIAQLIWRQAAGHRQDRRYLRAGDNTRVQLQPCGCDDEANMISADGPSTKSEETRDAGEKKRGRPPPEMLHLLSAVSVWLVTGTTISSLNKWIFAVYNFRYPLLLSALHMLTAIVVDYGLIKCRMIQHRGVGEQDLTTSAKCKVFLLSLTFCASIAFGNVGLNYVQLSFAQMIYTTTPLFTLAISTLILGKQHHILKYTAMMPICLGASFSIMGEVQFDQTGCLFVFAATMLRGVKSIQQSILLQEEKINSVFLLYLMSIPSFCILAIAALVLENWAALQSPFQYDQHLWGFILLSCLGSVLYNLASCCVITLTSAVTLHILGNLNVVGNLLLSQLLFGHELTALSCAGAALTLSGMIIYQNSEIIVAYIDARRARTPTGGSGEDVVCVNENDSSISETPEPCSEEELYADNQVHEKTD from the exons ATGATCGCACAGCTGATCTGGCGACAAGCGGCCGGTCACCGACAGGACCGACGGTATCTGCGCGCGGGAGATAACACACGCGTCCAGCTTCAGCCGTGCGG GTGCGACGATGAAGCGAACATGATCAGTGCCGATGGCCCCTCCACCAAGAGCGAGGAGACCCGGGACGCGGGGGAGAAGAAGAGGGGCAGGCCGCCGCCAGAAATGCTGCACCTCCTGTCCGCTGTGTCCGTGTGGCTGGTGACGGGCACCACCATATCCAGCCTCAACAAATGGATATTCGCCGTGTACAATTTCAGATACCCGCTGCTTCTGTCAGCCCTCCACATGCTGACGGCGATCGTGGTGGACTACGGACTGATCAAGTGCAGGATGATCCAGCACCGAGGCGTCGGAGAGCAGGATTTAACCACCAGCGCCAAATGCAAAGTGTTCCTGCTGAGCTTGACCTTCTGCGCCAGTATCGCGTTTGGCAACGTGGGTCTCAATTATGTGCAGCTTTCGTTCGCGCAGATGATCTACACCACAACGCCGCTGTTCACGCTGGCTATTTCCACCCTGATTCTGGGAAAGCAGCACCACATCCTGAAGTACACCGCGATGATGCCCATCTGTCTCGGGGCGTCCTTCAGCATCATGGGCGAGGTCCAGTTCGACCAGACCGGCTGTCTGTTTGTGTTCGCCGCCACTATGTTAAGAGGCGTGAAGTCCATTCAACAAA GCATCTTGCTCCAGGAGGAGAAGATCAACTCTGTCTTCCTGCTGTATCTGATGTCCATCCCCAGCTTCTGCATCCTGGCCATCGCCGCCCTGGTTCTGGAGAACTGGGCCGCGCTGCAGTCCCCTTTCCAGTATGACCAGCACCTCTGGGGTTTCATCTTGCTCAGCTGCCTGGGTTCAGTGCTTTACAACCTGGCCAGCTGCTGTGTCATCACCCTGACCTCCGCTGTCACGCTGCACATCCTGGGCAACCTGAATGTGGTGGGGAACCTGCTGCTGTCCCAGCTGCTGTTTGGGCACGAGCTGACGGCTCTTAGCTGTGCTGGAGCTGCGCTCACCCTCTCAGGCATGATCATCTACCAGAACTCAGAGATCATCGTAGCTTACATCGACGCACGGAGAGCCAGGACACCAACCGGTGGCAGTGGAGAGGACGTGGTTTGTGTTAACGAGAATGACTCGAGCATATCAGAGACTCCAGAACCTTGTTCAGAAGAAGAATTATATGCAGATAATCAGGTCCATGAGAAAACGGACTGA
- the LOC109084164 gene encoding solute carrier family 35 member E4-like isoform X2 produces the protein MISADGPSTKSEETRDAGEKKRGRPPPEMLHLLSAVSVWLVTGTTISSLNKWIFAVYNFRYPLLLSALHMLTAIVVDYGLIKCRMIQHRGVGEQDLTTSAKCKVFLLSLTFCASIAFGNVGLNYVQLSFAQMIYTTTPLFTLAISTLILGKQHHILKYTAMMPICLGASFSIMGEVQFDQTGCLFVFAATMLRGVKSIQQSILLQEEKINSVFLLYLMSIPSFCILAIAALVLENWAALQSPFQYDQHLWGFILLSCLGSVLYNLASCCVITLTSAVTLHILGNLNVVGNLLLSQLLFGHELTALSCAGAALTLSGMIIYQNSEIIVAYIDARRARTPTGGSGEDVVCVNENDSSISETPEPCSEEELYADNQVHEKTD, from the exons ATGATCAGTGCCGATGGCCCCTCCACCAAGAGCGAGGAGACCCGGGACGCGGGGGAGAAGAAGAGGGGCAGGCCGCCGCCAGAAATGCTGCACCTCCTGTCCGCTGTGTCCGTGTGGCTGGTGACGGGCACCACCATATCCAGCCTCAACAAATGGATATTCGCCGTGTACAATTTCAGATACCCGCTGCTTCTGTCAGCCCTCCACATGCTGACGGCGATCGTGGTGGACTACGGACTGATCAAGTGCAGGATGATCCAGCACCGAGGCGTCGGAGAGCAGGATTTAACCACCAGCGCCAAATGCAAAGTGTTCCTGCTGAGCTTGACCTTCTGCGCCAGTATCGCGTTTGGCAACGTGGGTCTCAATTATGTGCAGCTTTCGTTCGCGCAGATGATCTACACCACAACGCCGCTGTTCACGCTGGCTATTTCCACCCTGATTCTGGGAAAGCAGCACCACATCCTGAAGTACACCGCGATGATGCCCATCTGTCTCGGGGCGTCCTTCAGCATCATGGGCGAGGTCCAGTTCGACCAGACCGGCTGTCTGTTTGTGTTCGCCGCCACTATGTTAAGAGGCGTGAAGTCCATTCAACAAA GCATCTTGCTCCAGGAGGAGAAGATCAACTCTGTCTTCCTGCTGTATCTGATGTCCATCCCCAGCTTCTGCATCCTGGCCATCGCCGCCCTGGTTCTGGAGAACTGGGCCGCGCTGCAGTCCCCTTTCCAGTATGACCAGCACCTCTGGGGTTTCATCTTGCTCAGCTGCCTGGGTTCAGTGCTTTACAACCTGGCCAGCTGCTGTGTCATCACCCTGACCTCCGCTGTCACGCTGCACATCCTGGGCAACCTGAATGTGGTGGGGAACCTGCTGCTGTCCCAGCTGCTGTTTGGGCACGAGCTGACGGCTCTTAGCTGTGCTGGAGCTGCGCTCACCCTCTCAGGCATGATCATCTACCAGAACTCAGAGATCATCGTAGCTTACATCGACGCACGGAGAGCCAGGACACCAACCGGTGGCAGTGGAGAGGACGTGGTTTGTGTTAACGAGAATGACTCGAGCATATCAGAGACTCCAGAACCTTGTTCAGAAGAAGAATTATATGCAGATAATCAGGTCCATGAGAAAACGGACTGA
- the LOC109084174 gene encoding smoothelin-like isoform X1 gives MEGEKGTLEPGTKEQPDTTGPLTAEQLAAIEDEEILNNMLDKAVDFEERKMIRAAMRELLKRKRERRDRERAARMETLRQQSGGGKTAAGLNKDQKPTNVTSGAQYNAHRMAQAKTFSPPTSTSSPKTVGSLAQSHVARVKVSGGSAVGGPNTKDVKQMLLDWCRVKTEPYEGVNIHNFSSSWADGLAFCALVHRFFPEGFEYCTLDPNDRRANFEKAFKTAERLADCPPLLDVDDLMRMREPDWKCVYTYIQEFYRCLVEKGLVKTKKKMP, from the exons ATGGAGGGTGAGAAGGGAACATTAGAGCCAGGTACCAAAGAGCAACCTGATACGACAGGTCCCCTGACAGCCGAACAGCTGGCAGCTATAGAGGATGAAGAGATCCTCAATAATATG CTAGATAAGGCTGTGGATTTCGAGGAGAGGAAAATGATCCGCGCTGCCATGAGAGAACTGCTGAAGAGAAAGAGGG AGCGGCGTGATAGGGAACGGGCGGCCCGAATGGAGACCCTGCGTCAGCAGAGTGGTGGAGGAAAGACAGCTGCTGGTCTGAATAAGGACCAGAAACCCACTAATGTTACGAGCGGCGCTCAGTACAATGCACACA GGATGGCTCAGGCAAAAACATTTTCTCCACCAACCTCTACTTCCTCTCCAAAAACTGTGGGCAG TCTGGCTCAGTCCCATGTGGCCAGGGTTAAAGTGTCGGGCGGCTCAGCAGTCGGGGGCCCAAATACCAAAGATGTCAAACAAATGCTGCTGGACTGGTGCCGAGTCAAGACTGAACCATATGAG GGTGTGAACATCCACAATTTTTCGTCTAGCTGGGCAGACGGTCTGGCGTTTTGTGCCCTGGTGCACAGGTTCTTCCCAGAGGGCTTTGAATATTGCACTCTTGACCCCAATGATCGCAGGGCCAACTTTGAGAAGGCATTCAAGACTGCAGA GAGACTAGCTGACTGTCCTCCCCTGCTTGACGTTGATGACTTGATGCGGATGCGAGAGCCCGactggaagtgtgtgtacacGTATATCCAGGAGTTTTACCGCTGCCTCGTAGAGAAAGGCCTTGTCAAGACTAAAAAGAAGATGCCATAG
- the LOC109084174 gene encoding smoothelin-like protein 1 isoform X2 encodes MIRAAMRELLKRKRERRDRERAARMETLRQQSGGGKTAAGLNKDQKPTNVTSGAQYNAHRMAQAKTFSPPTSTSSPKTVGSLAQSHVARVKVSGGSAVGGPNTKDVKQMLLDWCRVKTEPYEGVNIHNFSSSWADGLAFCALVHRFFPEGFEYCTLDPNDRRANFEKAFKTAERLADCPPLLDVDDLMRMREPDWKCVYTYIQEFYRCLVEKGLVKTKKKMP; translated from the exons ATGATCCGCGCTGCCATGAGAGAACTGCTGAAGAGAAAGAGGG AGCGGCGTGATAGGGAACGGGCGGCCCGAATGGAGACCCTGCGTCAGCAGAGTGGTGGAGGAAAGACAGCTGCTGGTCTGAATAAGGACCAGAAACCCACTAATGTTACGAGCGGCGCTCAGTACAATGCACACA GGATGGCTCAGGCAAAAACATTTTCTCCACCAACCTCTACTTCCTCTCCAAAAACTGTGGGCAG TCTGGCTCAGTCCCATGTGGCCAGGGTTAAAGTGTCGGGCGGCTCAGCAGTCGGGGGCCCAAATACCAAAGATGTCAAACAAATGCTGCTGGACTGGTGCCGAGTCAAGACTGAACCATATGAG GGTGTGAACATCCACAATTTTTCGTCTAGCTGGGCAGACGGTCTGGCGTTTTGTGCCCTGGTGCACAGGTTCTTCCCAGAGGGCTTTGAATATTGCACTCTTGACCCCAATGATCGCAGGGCCAACTTTGAGAAGGCATTCAAGACTGCAGA GAGACTAGCTGACTGTCCTCCCCTGCTTGACGTTGATGACTTGATGCGGATGCGAGAGCCCGactggaagtgtgtgtacacGTATATCCAGGAGTTTTACCGCTGCCTCGTAGAGAAAGGCCTTGTCAAGACTAAAAAGAAGATGCCATAG